One Brassica napus cultivar Da-Ae chromosome C2, Da-Ae, whole genome shotgun sequence DNA window includes the following coding sequences:
- the LOC106386649 gene encoding outer mitochondrial transmembrane helix translocase-like, which translates to MHLLLLIVTVAYLPTLRVLFQVLVSVSDKNPLIIYFKDVEKLLESERFYKLFQNLLNKLPGPVLILGSRVLESKDDCQEVTEGTSALFPYNIGIRPPEDESQLMTWKTRLEEDMKMIKIQDNKNHIAEVLAANDIQCDDLASICLADTMCLSNRIEEVVISAITYHLIHTKEPEYRNGKLVISSKSLSHGLSIFQENKNDNALPLKAPEAVPDNEFEERIRSEVIPANEIGVKFADIGSLDETKDLLQELVILPLRRPDLFKGNLLKPCRGILLFGPPGTGKTMLAKAIANEAGASFINVSMSTITSKYYGEDEKNVRALFTLAAKVSPTIIFVDEVDSRLGQRKSVGETESTRKIKNEFMLHWDGLMTEPGEGVMVLAATNRPFDLDEAIIRRFERRIMVGLPSIESREMILRTLLSKEKTDDLDFHEIGQKTEGYTGSDLKNMCITAAYRPVRELIQQERLKDKERKKREEAGKGKEEPKEVEEASEERDITLRPLNMEDMRKAKNQVSASFASEGSGMDELKQWNDLYGEGGSRKKEQLTYFL; encoded by the exons ATGCATCTGCTGCTTCTGATAGTGACAGTAGCATATCTTCCTACTCTTCGAGTTCTGTTTCag GTGTTGGTCTCTGTATCAGACAAAAATCCACTAATAATATACTTCAAGGACGTTGAGAAGCTTCTTGAGTCAGAAAGATTCTACAAGTTGTTCCAGAATCTGTTGAACAAGCTCCCTGGTCCTGTCTTGATTCTTGGCTCAAGAGTATTAGAATCCAAAGATGATTGCCAAGAAGTAACCGAAGGAACATCCGCTCTCTTTCCTTACAACATCGGAATCAGACCACCAGAGGATGAATCTCAGCTCATGACCTGGAAAACTCGGTTAGAAGAAGACATGAAGATGATTAAGATTCAAGACAACAAGAACCACATCGCCGAGGTTCTTGCAGCTAATGATATCCAATGCGATGACTTGGCTTCGATATGTCTCGCGGATACAATGTGTTTGAGCAACCGCATTGAGGAGGTTGTGATTTCTGCAATCACTTATCATTTGATACACACCAAAGAACCGGAGTACAGAAACGGGAAGCTTGTTATATCTTCCAAAAG CTTGTCTCATGGACTGAGTATATTCCAAGAAAACAAGAATGACAATGCATTGCCTCTAAAAGCACCTGAAGCTGTTCCTGATAATGAGTTCGAGGAGCGTATAAGATCAGAGGTTATACCAGCAAATGAGATTGGTGTCAAATTTGCAGATATTGGTTCTTTAGACGAAACAAAAGATTTGCTTCAAGAACTTGTAATACTTCCACTTAGAAGACCTGATCTCTTCAAAGGCAATCTTCTCAAGCCATGCAGAGGAATCCTACTATTCGGACCGCCTGGTACTGGCAAAACAATGCTTGCAAAGGCGATTGCAAATGAAGCAGGAGCTAGTTTCATCAATGTATCCATGTCTACAATCACTTCAAAATATTATGGAGAAGACGAGAAGAACGTGAGAGCTTTGTTTACTTTAGCAGCTAAAGTATCTCCAACGATTATATTTGTGGACGAAGTTGATAGTAGGTTGGGACAAAGGAAGAGTGTTGGAGAGACTGAATCCACTAGGAAGATCAAGAATGAGTTTATGTTGCATTGGGATGGTCTAATGACTGAACCAGGTGAAGGGGTTATGGTTCTTGCAGCCACAAACAGACCCTTTGATCTTGACGAAGCTATCATTAGGAGGTTTGAGCGCAG AATAATGGTGGGACTTCCTTCCATTGAGAGCAGAGAGATGATCTTGAGAACTTTGTTGTCTAAAGAGAAAACAGATGATCTTGATTTTCATGAGATTGGACAGAAGACAGAAGGCTACACTGGAAGTGATCTCAAG AACATGTGCATCACAGCTGCGTATAGACCGGTTAGAGAACTGATTCAGCAAGAGAGATTGAAAGATAAG GAgaggaagaaaagagaagaagcagGAAAAGGCAAGGAAGAACCAAAAGAAGTAGAAGAAGCTTCTGAGGAGAGAGATATTACTTTGAGACCTTTGAACATGGAAGACATGAGAAAAGCTAAAAACCAG GTATCTGCGAGTTTTGCATCAGAAGGATCTGGAATGGATGAGCTGAAGCAATGGAATGATTTGTATGGAGAAGGAGGCTCAAGGAAAAAGGAACAGCTCACTTATTTCCTCTGA